In the Granulosicoccus antarcticus IMCC3135 genome, TACTTCGTGTCCGGCAACATCACCATTCAGTACCCGGAAGAGAAGACTCCTCAGTCGAACCGTTTTCGTGGATTGCATGCTTTGCGTCGCTATTCAAATGGAGAAGAACGGTGTATTGCCTGTAAGTTGTGCGAAGCGGTCTGTCCAGCGCTGGCTATCACCATCGATTCAGAGCAGCGTGACGATGGAACTCGTCGTACCACTCGTTATGACATTGATCTGTTTAAATGCATTTTCTGCGGATTCTGTGAAGAGGCCTGCCCGGTTGACTCGATCGTTGAAACACGAATATTCGAATATCATTTTGAAAACCGTGGTGAGCAGATCATGACGAAGGACAAGCTTCTGGCGATTGGTGACAAGTACGAAGCACAGATTGCTGCCGATCGGGCTGCCGATGCGCCGTTCCGGTGAAAAGTTCATACTCATGCCCAACCAGTGCCAGCGAGCTTTACTCTGCATGGCCAGACCTGAAGGACCAAACCAGTGACGTTTGAACTGATCATTTTTTATGTGTTTGCGGCGATCATGGTTTTTGCTGCAGCGCGCGTCATAACGGCCCGTAATCCTGTGCACTCGGCCTTGTTTCTGGTACTGACATTCTTTACCTGTTCGGGTATCTGGTTGTTGCTGGAAGCTGAATTTCTGGCAATCGTGCTGGTAGTGGTTTACGTCGGTGCCGTCATGGTGCTTTTCCTTTTTGTCGTCATGATGCTGGATGTCAATGTCGAGCCACTGCGCGAAGGCTTTGTAAAATACTTGCCGGTTGGT is a window encoding:
- the nuoI gene encoding NADH-quinone oxidoreductase subunit NuoI; this translates as MTGQISKYIKSFTLWELLKGLSLTGKYFVSGNITIQYPEEKTPQSNRFRGLHALRRYSNGEERCIACKLCEAVCPALAITIDSEQRDDGTRRTTRYDIDLFKCIFCGFCEEACPVDSIVETRIFEYHFENRGEQIMTKDKLLAIGDKYEAQIAADRAADAPFR